One region of Dokdonia sp. 4H-3-7-5 genomic DNA includes:
- the glgB gene encoding 1,4-alpha-glucan branching protein GlgB — MAEVIAHSLFTAFDIDLFKGGKHYRLHDKMGSHPITVDGVDGTYFSVWAPSAKRVSVVGDFNYWNEEEHILNVRWDGSGIWEGFIPEIAHGEVYKYKIHSNHNDVVTEKADPYARRAEHPPQTASVVYKTNHNWKDAAWMKKRHKHNSLNAPYSVYEMHLASWRRKQDEGNRSLSYTELASELVAYVKELNFTHVEFMPVMEHPYDPSWGYQITGYFAPTSRFGYPEELMTLIDALHQNDIGVILDWVPSHFPEDAHGLGNFDGTACYEHPDRKKGWHPDWKSLIFNYERNEVRSFLISNALFWLEQYHVDGLRVDAVASMLYLDYSREEGEWEPNDQGGRENLAVISFLKELNAEVYASFPDVQTIAEESTNFPAVSRPVFSGGLGFGQKWMMGWMHDTLAYFKRDTIYRNHHHNEISFSMTYGFTENFMLPLSHDEVVYGKKSIIGRMPGDEWQRFANLRLLYTYMYTHPGSKLLFMGSEFGQGTEWNFQEQLDWYVLEYDIHKAALSAFKDINGLYTLTPALYEKQFEPEGFEWIAHDDNTNAILSYIRKGNDENSVVVCVFNMTPTPQPQYRIGLPFKGSLREIHNSDASKYAGTGDYHNKKLDVTETYWNGKDHSAEVKIGPLAGVIFELKK; from the coding sequence ATGGCAGAAGTAATAGCACATAGCTTATTTACAGCATTTGACATTGACCTTTTTAAGGGAGGGAAACACTATCGTCTTCATGATAAAATGGGTAGTCACCCCATAACTGTAGATGGTGTAGATGGAACTTATTTCTCCGTATGGGCACCTAGTGCAAAGCGAGTATCTGTTGTAGGTGATTTTAATTACTGGAATGAGGAAGAGCATATTCTTAACGTGCGATGGGATGGAAGCGGGATTTGGGAAGGTTTTATTCCTGAGATCGCTCATGGTGAAGTATACAAATACAAAATTCATTCCAATCACAACGACGTTGTCACAGAAAAGGCAGACCCTTACGCGAGACGAGCAGAGCACCCACCTCAAACCGCTTCTGTAGTTTATAAAACAAATCATAACTGGAAGGATGCTGCATGGATGAAAAAACGCCATAAGCACAACAGTCTTAATGCGCCGTACTCTGTGTATGAAATGCACCTTGCAAGCTGGAGAAGAAAGCAAGATGAAGGAAATCGTAGCCTTAGCTATACAGAACTAGCCAGCGAACTCGTGGCTTATGTGAAAGAATTAAACTTTACACATGTGGAGTTTATGCCAGTGATGGAGCATCCTTATGATCCCAGCTGGGGATATCAAATTACAGGATATTTTGCGCCTACCTCTCGATTTGGATATCCTGAAGAGTTAATGACTTTGATAGATGCGTTGCACCAAAATGATATTGGGGTAATTTTAGACTGGGTACCTTCTCATTTTCCAGAAGATGCGCATGGTCTTGGTAACTTTGATGGAACAGCCTGTTACGAGCACCCAGATAGAAAGAAAGGATGGCATCCCGACTGGAAGTCACTTATTTTCAATTACGAACGTAATGAAGTGAGAAGCTTCTTGATTAGTAATGCGCTCTTCTGGTTAGAGCAATATCATGTAGATGGCTTGAGAGTAGATGCGGTTGCTTCTATGCTATATCTCGATTATAGTAGAGAAGAAGGCGAGTGGGAGCCTAATGATCAAGGAGGAAGAGAAAACCTCGCCGTAATATCGTTTCTAAAAGAACTTAATGCAGAGGTGTATGCTAGTTTTCCAGACGTTCAAACCATTGCAGAGGAGTCTACTAATTTTCCAGCAGTGAGTAGGCCAGTATTTTCAGGAGGTCTAGGTTTTGGTCAAAAGTGGATGATGGGATGGATGCATGATACACTTGCTTATTTCAAGAGGGACACTATCTATAGAAATCATCACCACAATGAGATTAGCTTCTCAATGACCTATGGTTTTACAGAGAACTTTATGCTACCATTATCTCATGATGAGGTGGTCTATGGTAAAAAATCTATTATAGGTAGAATGCCTGGAGATGAGTGGCAACGCTTTGCAAATCTCAGGCTTTTGTATACGTATATGTATACGCATCCTGGTAGTAAGTTACTGTTTATGGGAAGCGAATTTGGTCAAGGTACAGAGTGGAATTTTCAAGAGCAGCTAGATTGGTACGTGCTTGAATATGATATTCACAAAGCAGCACTAAGTGCTTTCAAGGATATTAATGGCCTGTATACATTGACACCTGCTTTGTACGAGAAGCAGTTTGAACCAGAAGGTTTCGAATGGATTGCACACGATGATAATACAAATGCCATACTAAGTTACATTAGAAAGGGCAATGATGAGAATAGCGTAGTTGTGTGTGTGTTTAATATGACACCTACACCGCAGCCTCAATATCGCATAGGGTTACCTTTTAAAGGAAGCTTACGCGAAATACATAACAGCGACGCAAGTAAGTATGCTGGAACAGGTGATTATCATAACAAAAAACTCGATGTTACCGAAACCTATTGGAATGGGAAAGACCATTCGGCAGAGGTAAAAATAGGGCCCTTGGCGGGAGTGATTTTTGAGCTGAAAAAGTAG
- a CDS encoding glucose-1-phosphate adenylyltransferase, giving the protein MMNKEVLAIILGGGQGSRLYPLTAQRSKPAVPIAGKYRLVDIPISNCLNSNIKRMFVLTQFNSASLNKHIKHTYQFSYFSDAFVDILAAEQTPENKGWFQGTADAVRQCLHHFKGYESDYIMILSGDQLYQMDFNEMLDAHKASGAEISIASLPVNAKDATSFGILKTKEDNMIDSFIEKPAAELLPEWESEVSPAMKSEGKHYLASMGIYIFNKDLLINLLEGTDTMDFGKEIIPQSIENHKVLSYAYEGYWTDIGNIDSFFEANIDLTSDMPKFNLFNKGQTILTRPRVLPPTKISGTTLEKSIVAEGSIIHGSRIANSVIGIRSRIGKGTVIENCYVMGSNRFLDLEEINAARDKGIPHVGIGDRCFITNCIIDKNAKIGDDVRITGGKHLDDVETDTYVVRDGIVVVKNGATIVSGTTI; this is encoded by the coding sequence ATAATGAATAAGGAAGTACTAGCGATTATATTAGGAGGAGGTCAAGGCTCAAGATTATACCCACTCACAGCACAGAGATCAAAACCCGCTGTTCCTATTGCAGGTAAATATCGTCTAGTAGATATTCCTATTTCAAATTGTTTGAATTCAAATATCAAAAGGATGTTCGTGTTAACTCAGTTTAACTCGGCTTCACTTAATAAGCATATTAAGCATACCTACCAATTTTCATATTTTTCTGATGCTTTTGTAGATATTCTTGCTGCAGAGCAAACCCCAGAAAATAAAGGCTGGTTTCAAGGCACTGCAGATGCTGTAAGACAGTGCTTACACCACTTTAAAGGTTATGAGTCTGATTATATTATGATACTCTCTGGAGATCAATTGTATCAGATGGATTTTAATGAAATGCTAGATGCTCACAAAGCTTCGGGAGCAGAGATAAGTATTGCATCACTGCCTGTAAATGCAAAAGATGCTACATCTTTTGGTATACTTAAAACAAAAGAGGATAATATGATAGACTCTTTTATAGAAAAACCAGCTGCCGAACTTCTTCCAGAATGGGAATCTGAGGTTTCACCAGCAATGAAGAGCGAGGGTAAACATTATCTCGCATCTATGGGGATTTATATTTTTAATAAAGACTTATTGATTAATCTGCTAGAGGGGACGGATACTATGGATTTTGGAAAAGAGATTATTCCGCAATCTATAGAAAATCACAAAGTACTTAGTTATGCCTATGAAGGGTATTGGACAGATATAGGGAATATCGATTCCTTTTTTGAGGCAAACATAGACTTGACGTCAGATATGCCTAAATTCAATTTGTTTAATAAAGGACAGACTATACTCACAAGACCACGTGTATTGCCACCTACAAAGATTTCAGGAACAACACTTGAAAAATCTATAGTAGCAGAAGGTAGTATCATACACGGTAGTCGTATTGCAAATTCTGTGATAGGAATACGATCACGTATAGGTAAAGGAACGGTTATTGAAAACTGCTATGTCATGGGTAGCAATCGCTTCTTAGATCTTGAAGAGATTAATGCGGCTCGTGACAAAGGAATCCCACACGTAGGTATAGGAGATCGCTGTTTTATAACCAACTGTATTATTGATAAAAATGCAAAAATAGGAGACGATGTTCGCATTACTGGAGGAAAACATCTAGACGATGTAGAAACAGATACTTATGTAGTGCGAGATGGCATCGTGGTTGTAAAGAATGGAGCTACTATAGTGTCAGGAACAACTATTTAA
- a CDS encoding glycogen synthase has translation MNILHVSAECYPVAKVGGLADVVGALPKYQNRIGHTAAVIMPYYKTSWVERATGSIVFFYNLVIEGKTYFSEVIDVDSELGFPLFVVRITELTDRKNVYGYDDDPLRFVAFQRVVMQWVLSLKRKLDIIHCHDHHTGFIPFMMQHCPEFDSLMKVPTLLSIHNAQYQGNFSHDMVGMLPRFRESDLGLLDWYGEINPLAAAIKCAWRVNTVSPSYMVELQEKANGLEGLLREEKLKCVGILNGIDAETWNPATDDYLIKNYTIRTRAKGREANKKAICDEFGLDASKPLFGFIGRLVWEKGADLLPEIIDTALKQHDVNIILLGSGSPEVERQLEELKTTYKGRYNAHIGYEERMSHQVYAGADFLLMPSRVEPCGLNQLYSLRYGCMPIVRRTGGLKDTVVDIGDGGNGICHDQTSVWDVVYSIERASLFYKDKKAFSANQKQMMEIDHSWENAAGTYASLYEEMIPKKVTIKK, from the coding sequence ATGAATATTCTTCATGTAAGTGCCGAGTGTTATCCTGTCGCAAAAGTGGGCGGGCTAGCAGATGTGGTAGGTGCTCTTCCTAAATATCAAAATCGCATAGGTCATACAGCGGCAGTTATTATGCCATATTATAAGACTAGCTGGGTGGAGCGTGCAACTGGTTCTATCGTGTTTTTTTATAACCTAGTAATAGAGGGTAAAACTTATTTTAGCGAAGTTATAGATGTAGATAGTGAGCTGGGTTTTCCATTGTTTGTAGTAAGAATTACAGAGCTCACAGATAGGAAAAACGTGTATGGATATGATGATGATCCTTTACGCTTTGTCGCTTTTCAGCGAGTAGTGATGCAATGGGTGCTCAGTTTAAAGAGAAAATTAGATATTATACATTGCCATGACCATCATACTGGATTTATACCCTTTATGATGCAGCATTGCCCAGAATTCGATAGCCTTATGAAAGTGCCTACGTTGCTTTCTATTCACAATGCACAGTATCAAGGTAATTTTTCTCATGATATGGTAGGGATGTTACCACGCTTTCGCGAAAGCGATCTAGGACTACTAGATTGGTATGGAGAAATAAACCCACTTGCTGCTGCTATTAAATGTGCATGGCGAGTGAATACCGTTTCTCCATCATATATGGTGGAATTACAAGAAAAAGCAAATGGATTAGAAGGCCTGCTTAGAGAAGAGAAATTAAAGTGCGTTGGAATTCTAAACGGTATTGATGCCGAAACATGGAATCCTGCCACCGACGATTATCTTATTAAAAATTATACAATAAGGACAAGAGCTAAAGGCCGTGAGGCTAATAAAAAGGCTATTTGTGATGAGTTTGGACTAGACGCCTCAAAACCACTCTTTGGGTTTATAGGTAGACTTGTTTGGGAGAAAGGAGCAGATTTACTACCAGAGATTATCGATACTGCTTTGAAACAGCATGATGTCAATATCATTTTATTAGGAAGCGGCTCGCCAGAAGTGGAGCGCCAACTAGAAGAACTTAAAACCACCTATAAAGGAAGATATAATGCTCATATAGGCTACGAAGAAAGAATGTCACACCAAGTATATGCTGGAGCAGATTTTCTTTTAATGCCTAGCAGGGTGGAGCCTTGCGGTTTAAATCAGTTGTATAGTTTGAGATACGGTTGTATGCCAATTGTACGCCGTACGGGAGGTTTAAAAGATACAGTAGTAGACATAGGTGATGGCGGTAATGGTATTTGTCATGATCAAACTTCTGTATGGGATGTTGTATACAGTATAGAACGTGCTTCTCTTTTTTATAAGGATAAGAAAGCCTTTAGTGCAAATCAAAAACAAATGATGGAGATAGACCACAGCTGGGAAAATGCAGCTGGAACTTACGCCTCATTATATGAAGAAATGATACCAAAAAAAGTAACTATCAAAAAATAA
- the msrB gene encoding peptide-methionine (R)-S-oxide reductase MsrB translates to MRRIIGVVALLSIFASCKGSAQESKKESFEITKTDAEWKAQLTEEQYYVLRLEGTERPNSSPLNNVKEAGTFHCAACDTPLFKTKDKFDSGTGWPSFDKGIEGNIAYSTDRKLGYTRTEEHCATCGGHLGHVFNDGPKKTTGKRHCINGDALVFVPDSK, encoded by the coding sequence ATGAGAAGAATAATAGGAGTAGTTGCTTTATTGAGCATTTTTGCTAGTTGCAAAGGGTCTGCTCAAGAGAGCAAAAAAGAAAGTTTTGAGATTACAAAAACAGATGCCGAGTGGAAAGCTCAACTCACAGAAGAGCAATATTATGTGCTGCGTTTAGAAGGTACAGAGCGACCTAATTCTAGCCCGCTCAATAATGTAAAAGAAGCAGGAACTTTTCACTGTGCTGCTTGTGATACGCCGCTTTTTAAAACAAAAGATAAATTTGACAGTGGTACTGGATGGCCTAGTTTTGATAAAGGTATAGAAGGCAATATAGCCTATAGTACTGATCGTAAACTTGGTTATACTAGAACCGAAGAGCACTGTGCTACTTGTGGTGGACATCTAGGACACGTTTTTAACGACGGCCCTAAAAAAACTACTGGAAAGAGACATTGTATTAACGGAGACGCACTTGTATTTGTGCCAGATTCAAAATAA
- the msrB gene encoding peptide-methionine (R)-S-oxide reductase MsrB: MSYPIEKTEAEWLEELGPDRYRILREKGTERPFTGTYNLHNEEGAYHCGACDQKLFESASKFDSGCGWPSFDESIPGTVEYVRDKTLGMIRTEILCSNCGSHLGHVFDDGPTASGQRYCVNSLSIDFEK; the protein is encoded by the coding sequence ATGAGCTACCCAATAGAAAAAACGGAGGCTGAGTGGCTCGAAGAGCTAGGCCCAGATCGTTATCGCATACTTAGAGAAAAAGGAACAGAACGTCCATTTACTGGAACCTATAATCTACACAATGAAGAAGGCGCTTACCATTGCGGCGCTTGTGATCAAAAGCTTTTTGAAAGCGCGTCAAAATTTGACAGTGGTTGTGGATGGCCTAGTTTTGACGAGTCCATACCGGGAACTGTGGAATATGTACGTGACAAAACGCTAGGGATGATAAGAACAGAAATTCTTTGTTCTAATTGTGGTTCCCACTTGGGACACGTCTTTGATGACGGCCCTACTGCAAGCGGACAACGATACTGTGTAAACTCGCTCAGTATAGACTTTGAAAAATAA
- the lpdA gene encoding dihydrolipoyl dehydrogenase yields the protein MSKYDVIVLGSGPGGYVTAIRASQLGLKTAVIEKESLGGVCLNWGCIPTKALLKSAQVFEYLNHAEDYGLKATGVEKDFTAVVKRSRGVAEGMSKGVQFLMKKNKIDVINGYGKIKPGKKVDVDGKEYSANHIIIATGARSRELPNLKQDGETVIGYRKAMTLEKQPKSMIVVGSGAIGVEFASFYNTMGTDVTIVEYLPNVVPVEDEDVSKQFERSMKKAGIKVMTNSSVEKVEKTKTGVKATVKTKKGEEILEADIVLSAVGIKTNIENIGLEDVGIVTDKDKIIVNDFYQTNMPGYYAIGDVTPGPALAHVASAEGITCVEKIAGMNVEKIDYGNIPGCTYATPEIASVGMTEKQAKEAGYELKVGKFPFSASGKASASGAKDGFVKVIFDAKYGEWLGCHMIGAGVTDMIAEAVLGRKLETTGHEVLKTIHPHPTMSEAVMEAVADAYGEVIHL from the coding sequence ATGAGCAAATATGATGTAATCGTTTTAGGAAGTGGTCCAGGCGGATATGTAACAGCAATACGCGCAAGCCAGTTAGGCTTAAAAACTGCGGTTATTGAAAAAGAAAGCCTAGGAGGTGTGTGTTTGAACTGGGGTTGTATCCCTACAAAAGCCCTTCTTAAAAGTGCTCAAGTATTTGAATACTTAAATCACGCAGAAGACTATGGTCTTAAAGCAACAGGAGTAGAAAAAGACTTTACTGCAGTTGTAAAGCGTAGCCGTGGTGTTGCTGAAGGAATGAGCAAAGGTGTTCAATTCTTAATGAAGAAAAATAAAATAGACGTCATAAATGGCTACGGAAAAATCAAGCCTGGTAAAAAGGTTGACGTAGACGGTAAAGAATATAGCGCAAACCATATTATTATTGCAACGGGAGCTCGCTCACGTGAGCTACCTAATCTTAAGCAAGACGGTGAGACAGTAATAGGATACCGTAAAGCGATGACACTTGAGAAGCAACCTAAATCTATGATTGTAGTAGGGTCTGGAGCAATAGGTGTTGAGTTTGCTAGTTTTTATAACACAATGGGTACAGATGTAACTATTGTAGAGTACTTACCAAACGTTGTTCCTGTAGAGGATGAAGATGTATCAAAGCAATTTGAGCGTTCTATGAAGAAGGCTGGAATTAAAGTGATGACAAACTCTTCTGTAGAAAAGGTAGAAAAAACAAAAACTGGTGTAAAAGCTACGGTAAAGACTAAAAAAGGAGAGGAAATCCTTGAGGCAGATATCGTACTAAGTGCAGTAGGAATCAAAACTAATATTGAAAACATAGGCCTTGAGGATGTAGGTATCGTAACAGATAAAGACAAAATTATCGTTAACGATTTTTACCAAACTAACATGCCTGGTTATTATGCAATAGGAGATGTAACTCCTGGTCCTGCTCTTGCTCACGTAGCATCTGCAGAAGGAATTACTTGTGTAGAGAAAATTGCGGGTATGAACGTAGAAAAAATAGACTACGGCAACATTCCTGGATGTACCTATGCAACTCCAGAGATCGCATCTGTAGGAATGACAGAAAAGCAAGCAAAAGAGGCTGGATATGAATTAAAAGTGGGTAAATTCCCTTTTTCTGCATCTGGTAAAGCAAGTGCTTCTGGAGCAAAAGATGGTTTTGTAAAAGTAATCTTTGATGCAAAATATGGAGAGTGGCTAGGATGTCACATGATAGGTGCAGGAGTTACAGATATGATCGCAGAAGCTGTATTAGGACGTAAACTTGAAACTACAGGTCACGAAGTATTAAAAACCATTCACCCACACCCTACAATGAGTGAGGCTGTAATGGAAGCAGTGGCAGATGCTTATGGAGAAGTAATTCACTTATAA